One window from the genome of Variovorax sp. PAMC26660 encodes:
- a CDS encoding tripartite tricarboxylate transporter TctB family protein has protein sequence MKIKSQKDFFSGLMFTIVGVGFAWGATTYSVGSGARMGPGYFPLMLGILMALIGLGIMFTGLTVETTDGEKIGKWAWKQVVFILGANLAFGVLLGGLPSIGVPAMGMIIAIYALVIIGSLAGNEFDLKKVLVLATVLAVGSYVAFIWALKLQIQVWPTFITG, from the coding sequence GTGAAGATCAAAAGTCAGAAAGACTTTTTCTCGGGTCTGATGTTCACCATCGTGGGCGTCGGATTCGCATGGGGTGCCACCACCTATAGCGTGGGCAGCGGTGCCCGCATGGGGCCGGGTTATTTTCCGTTGATGCTCGGCATCCTGATGGCCCTGATCGGCCTGGGGATCATGTTCACCGGGCTCACCGTTGAAACCACCGACGGCGAAAAAATCGGCAAGTGGGCCTGGAAACAGGTGGTGTTCATCCTGGGCGCCAACCTTGCCTTCGGCGTGCTGCTCGGCGGTCTGCCGAGCATCGGCGTGCCGGCCATGGGCATGATCATTGCCATCTACGCGCTGGTGATCATCGGCAGCCTGGCGGGCAACGAGTTCGATCTCAAGAAAGTACTGGTCCTTGCGACCGTGCTGGCCGTTGGCAGCTATGTCGCATTCATCTGGGCGCTGAAGCTCCAGATCCAGGTCTGGCCGACCTTCATCACCGGTTGA
- a CDS encoding DNA-deoxyinosine glycosylase produces MNPSAAPAAASPLLTGLAPIVSPATVVLILGSLPGVKSLAQQQYYAHPKNQFWKILQAVWPENPLPLGVDSYSKRCGWLLDRGLGVWDVYGACEREGSLDSAIRAPVANDIAGLHLPRLAAIAHNGGESSKHARHTRTLGVPVYSLPSTSPANASWSFERKLAAWREVFVAHHLL; encoded by the coding sequence ATGAATCCATCCGCCGCACCCGCCGCCGCGAGCCCGCTGCTCACGGGGCTCGCGCCCATCGTCTCGCCGGCCACCGTCGTGCTGATCCTCGGCAGCCTCCCCGGGGTCAAGTCGCTCGCGCAGCAGCAGTACTATGCACACCCCAAAAACCAGTTCTGGAAGATCTTGCAAGCCGTCTGGCCCGAAAACCCTCTCCCGTTGGGCGTAGACAGCTACAGCAAGCGCTGCGGCTGGCTGCTCGATCGCGGCCTGGGCGTGTGGGACGTGTACGGCGCCTGCGAGCGCGAGGGCAGTCTCGATTCGGCCATCCGCGCGCCGGTGGCGAACGACATCGCCGGCCTTCACCTGCCCCGGCTGGCCGCCATTGCGCACAACGGCGGCGAGAGCTCCAAGCACGCGCGCCACACGCGCACCCTGGGCGTGCCGGTCTACTCGCTGCCTTCCACCAGTCCCGCCAACGCGTCGTGGAGTTTCGAGCGCAAGCTCGCGGCCTGGCGCGAGGTCTTTGTCGCCCACCACCTTCTCTGA
- a CDS encoding spermidine synthase, which translates to MASSKTPVLLPEVNFSDWGDIRYLHLGTEWVQGSMKLDAPFEIELEYVQRMMAWLLFVDGKTVASRHAMQLGLGAATLTKFSRKTLRMRTTAVELNPQVVAACRGWFKLPADDPKLRVVIADAALEIRKPEWHGTVDALQVDLYDHEAAAPVLDSEDFYADCRALLTEDGCMTVNLFGRSSSYERSLEKIATAFGADAVWAFKPTREGNTVVLAQRTPTRPKREALAERAQTIQTRWGLPAPKWLRVFKPLNLSITRPSGS; encoded by the coding sequence ATGGCATCGAGCAAAACACCCGTCCTCCTTCCCGAAGTCAATTTTTCCGATTGGGGCGACATCCGCTACCTGCACCTGGGCACCGAATGGGTCCAGGGCTCGATGAAGCTCGATGCGCCGTTCGAGATCGAACTCGAATACGTGCAGCGCATGATGGCCTGGCTGCTGTTCGTCGACGGCAAGACCGTGGCCAGCCGCCACGCGATGCAGCTCGGCCTGGGCGCGGCCACGCTCACCAAGTTCAGCCGCAAGACGCTGCGCATGCGCACCACCGCGGTCGAACTCAATCCGCAGGTGGTGGCCGCCTGCCGCGGCTGGTTCAAGCTGCCGGCCGACGATCCGAAGCTGCGCGTGGTCATCGCCGATGCGGCGCTGGAGATCCGCAAGCCCGAATGGCACGGCACGGTCGATGCGCTCCAGGTCGACCTGTACGACCATGAAGCCGCAGCACCGGTGCTCGACAGCGAAGACTTCTATGCCGACTGTCGCGCGCTGCTCACGGAAGACGGCTGCATGACGGTCAATCTCTTCGGCCGCTCGTCGAGCTACGAGCGCAGCCTCGAGAAGATCGCCACCGCCTTCGGCGCCGATGCCGTCTGGGCCTTCAAGCCGACGCGCGAAGGCAACACGGTGGTGCTGGCGCAGCGCACGCCCACTCGCCCGAAGCGCGAGGCGCTTGCCGAGCGCGCCCAAACGATCCAGACTCGCTGGGGCCTTCCCGCGCCCAAGTGGTTGCGGGTGTTCAAGCCCTTGAATCTTTCCATCACCCGACCTTCCGGCTCATGA
- a CDS encoding TatD family hydrolase, with protein sequence MAAFVDTHCHLDAPEFGAEMPVIRARAAERGVAMCVIPAVAVFNFATVRELAHAQGDAYALGIHPLCTGEAKDADLDALDAELTARRDDPRLVAVGEIGLDYFVEGLDGDKQERFFHTQLQLARKHGLPILIHVRRSVDKVLKHLRQTAGGQPWRGIAHAFNGSEQQAQACIALGLRLGFGGAVTFERALQLRRLAGTLPLESIVMETDAPDIQPHWLYRTQEQRAAGEPQGRNEPGELPRIAEVVAGLRGIGIEELARATTRNAIETLPKLESLMALSERPPQVA encoded by the coding sequence ATGGCTGCATTTGTCGATACCCACTGCCACCTGGATGCGCCCGAATTCGGTGCGGAGATGCCGGTGATCCGCGCCCGTGCCGCCGAGCGGGGCGTGGCCATGTGCGTGATTCCGGCCGTGGCCGTCTTCAACTTCGCCACCGTGCGCGAGCTGGCCCACGCGCAGGGCGACGCCTACGCGCTGGGCATCCACCCGCTGTGCACCGGCGAGGCGAAGGACGCCGACCTGGATGCGCTCGATGCCGAGCTGACCGCGCGACGTGACGACCCCCGGCTGGTGGCGGTCGGCGAGATCGGGCTCGACTATTTCGTCGAAGGCCTAGACGGCGACAAGCAGGAGCGTTTCTTTCACACTCAGTTGCAACTGGCACGCAAGCACGGGTTACCCATCCTCATCCACGTGCGGCGCTCGGTCGACAAGGTGCTCAAGCATTTACGGCAAACGGCGGGTGGGCAACCGTGGCGCGGCATCGCGCATGCCTTCAACGGCAGCGAGCAGCAGGCCCAGGCCTGCATCGCGCTTGGGCTCAGGCTGGGTTTTGGCGGTGCCGTGACCTTCGAGCGTGCGCTGCAGTTGCGGCGGCTGGCCGGCACGCTGCCGCTCGAATCGATCGTGATGGAGACCGATGCGCCCGACATCCAGCCGCATTGGCTCTATCGCACGCAAGAACAGCGAGCTGCCGGCGAGCCGCAGGGCCGCAACGAGCCCGGCGAGTTGCCGCGCATCGCCGAAGTGGTGGCCGGCCTGCGGGGCATCGGCATCGAGGAACTGGCCCGGGCCACCACGCGAAATGCGATCGAAACGCTCCCGAAGCTCGAAAGTCTCATGGCTTTGTCGGAACGTCCGCCGCAGGTCGCGTAG
- a CDS encoding S1C family serine protease — MRRPAFYSRSPRTLPLAAEQAAEQADAPASPDAVGHGAQAAPSSRAGWQPARRSFALLIVLCAALVTGAALWAPRPGSKALTQKDIDAAVLRTLQTNTLPSPAAKAADIIRPSVVRVVSYGTEKNTPEARLQKRGRNLAKGKAPDADSPPGEVERGVGTGVVIVDKGVILTNLHVVAGADKIKVTFFDGLEAIATVTGVQPENDLAVLQAQKVPDDLIPATMRSTADLRPGDQVAAVGFPFGIGPSVSAGVVSGLNRSFRSPEGKQELGNLIQFDAAANPGNSGGPLINMDGEVLGIVTAILNPTQQRTFIGIAFAIPIENAASAAGSPPF, encoded by the coding sequence ATGCGCAGGCCAGCTTTCTACAGCCGTTCGCCCCGCACGCTGCCGCTGGCCGCAGAACAAGCGGCCGAACAGGCGGATGCCCCGGCGTCGCCTGACGCGGTAGGCCATGGCGCGCAAGCCGCACCTTCTTCAAGGGCGGGATGGCAACCGGCCCGCCGCAGCTTCGCACTGCTGATCGTGCTATGCGCCGCGCTGGTCACCGGCGCCGCCCTCTGGGCGCCGCGCCCCGGAAGCAAGGCTCTCACGCAAAAGGACATCGACGCGGCCGTGCTGCGCACGCTGCAAACCAACACCCTGCCCTCGCCCGCCGCCAAGGCGGCCGACATCATCCGGCCCTCGGTGGTGCGGGTGGTGAGCTATGGCACAGAGAAGAACACCCCCGAGGCCCGACTGCAAAAGCGCGGTCGCAATCTCGCCAAAGGCAAGGCGCCGGACGCCGACTCGCCGCCTGGCGAAGTCGAGCGCGGCGTGGGCACGGGCGTGGTGATCGTCGACAAGGGCGTGATCCTCACCAACCTGCACGTGGTCGCGGGCGCCGACAAGATCAAGGTCACCTTCTTCGACGGGCTGGAAGCCATTGCCACCGTCACCGGCGTGCAGCCCGAGAACGACCTCGCCGTGCTGCAGGCCCAGAAGGTGCCCGACGACCTGATCCCGGCCACCATGCGTTCCACCGCCGACCTGCGCCCCGGCGATCAGGTGGCGGCGGTGGGCTTTCCGTTCGGCATCGGGCCTTCGGTGTCGGCCGGCGTGGTGTCGGGCCTCAACCGCTCCTTTCGCTCGCCCGAAGGCAAGCAGGAGCTGGGCAACCTGATCCAGTTCGATGCCGCCGCCAACCCGGGCAATTCGGGCGGCCCGCTGATCAACATGGACGGCGAAGTGCTCGGCATCGTCACCGCCATCCTCAACCCGACGCAGCAGCGCACCTTCATCGGCATCGCCTTCGCGATACCCATCGAGAACGCCGCCTCCGCCGCTGGTTCGCCGCCGTTCTGA
- a CDS encoding GspE/PulE family protein, translating into MSAVPAASAPVPLAARHEGPLDLRRLIEWLATDGVISPVEAKRTIARCAQAESRQAPLVRLANVAMTRESDNKPLDLEMLTQWLAGRAGLTYLRIDPLKVDVGKVADTMSAAYAERHKVLPVQVLPNEVVVATAEPFLTDWISEVERQSKRTVRRVVANPSDIQRYTAEFFALAKSVRAAQKAGGNTGGASFEQLVELGKSNKQLDANDQSVVQVVDWLWQYAFDQRASDIHLEPRREQGVIRFRIDGILHPAYQMPMGVMNAMVARIKLLGRMDVVEKRRPLDGRIKTRNMRGDEVEMRLSTLPTAFGEKMVMRIFDPDTAVKDLDALGFAQHDAHRWEQLVTRPNGIILVTGPTGSGKTTTLYSTLKRVATEEVNVSTVEDPIEMIEPSFNQTQVQPQLDFGFIEGLRALMRQDPDIIMVGEIRDLATAEMAVQAALTGHLVFSTLHTNDAPSAITRMMELGVPSYLITAVMLGVLAQRLVRTLCPHCKQPDDTVTRESLEAIVKPWQITGSVRAYKPVGCVDCRMTGYMGRMGLYELLSVTEPFKDQVTKEPNLTGLRRQAVIDGMRPLRLAGALRVAEGVTTIEEVLSATPPLE; encoded by the coding sequence ATGAGCGCTGTTCCTGCTGCTTCCGCCCCTGTTCCCCTGGCCGCCCGCCACGAAGGCCCGCTCGACCTGCGCCGCCTGATCGAATGGCTGGCCACCGACGGTGTCATTTCTCCGGTCGAGGCCAAGCGCACCATCGCGCGCTGCGCGCAGGCCGAAAGCCGGCAGGCGCCGCTGGTGCGCCTGGCCAACGTGGCCATGACCCGCGAGAGCGACAACAAGCCGCTCGACCTGGAAATGCTCACGCAATGGCTGGCGGGCCGGGCCGGCCTGACCTACCTGCGCATCGACCCGCTCAAGGTCGACGTGGGCAAGGTGGCCGACACCATGAGCGCCGCCTATGCCGAGCGCCACAAGGTGCTGCCGGTGCAGGTGCTGCCGAACGAAGTGGTGGTGGCCACGGCCGAGCCATTCCTCACCGACTGGATCTCCGAGGTCGAGCGCCAGTCCAAGCGCACGGTGCGGCGCGTGGTGGCCAACCCATCGGACATCCAGCGCTACACGGCCGAGTTCTTCGCGCTCGCGAAGTCGGTGCGCGCCGCGCAGAAGGCCGGCGGCAACACCGGTGGCGCGAGCTTCGAGCAACTGGTGGAACTGGGCAAGAGCAACAAGCAGCTCGACGCCAACGACCAGAGCGTGGTGCAGGTGGTCGACTGGCTGTGGCAGTACGCCTTCGACCAGCGCGCCAGCGACATTCACCTGGAGCCGCGCCGCGAGCAGGGCGTGATCCGCTTTCGCATCGACGGCATCCTGCATCCGGCCTACCAGATGCCCATGGGCGTGATGAACGCGATGGTCGCGCGCATCAAGCTGCTGGGCCGCATGGACGTGGTCGAAAAGCGCCGTCCGCTCGACGGCCGCATCAAGACCCGCAACATGCGCGGCGACGAAGTCGAAATGCGCCTGTCCACCTTGCCGACCGCCTTCGGCGAGAAGATGGTGATGCGGATCTTCGACCCCGACACCGCCGTGAAAGACCTCGACGCGCTGGGCTTCGCGCAGCACGACGCGCACCGCTGGGAACAGCTCGTCACGCGGCCCAACGGCATCATCCTGGTGACCGGGCCTACGGGATCGGGCAAGACCACCACGCTGTACTCCACGCTCAAGCGCGTGGCGACCGAAGAGGTCAACGTGAGCACGGTCGAAGACCCGATCGAAATGATCGAGCCCTCGTTCAACCAGACGCAGGTGCAGCCGCAGCTCGACTTCGGTTTCATCGAAGGCCTGCGCGCGCTGATGCGGCAGGACCCGGACATCATCATGGTCGGCGAAATCCGCGACCTGGCCACCGCCGAGATGGCGGTGCAGGCCGCGCTCACCGGCCACCTCGTGTTCAGCACGCTGCACACCAACGACGCACCCAGCGCCATCACGCGGATGATGGAACTGGGCGTGCCGTCGTACCTCATCACGGCCGTGATGCTGGGCGTGCTCGCGCAGCGGCTGGTGCGCACGCTGTGCCCGCATTGCAAGCAGCCTGACGACACGGTCACGCGCGAAAGCCTCGAGGCCATCGTCAAGCCCTGGCAGATCACCGGCTCGGTGCGCGCCTACAAGCCAGTGGGTTGCGTCGACTGCCGCATGACCGGCTACATGGGCCGCATGGGCCTGTACGAACTGCTGAGCGTGACCGAGCCCTTCAAGGACCAGGTCACCAAGGAGCCCAACCTGACCGGGTTGCGGCGCCAGGCGGTGATCGACGGCATGCGGCCGCTGCGTTTGGCTGGCGCGCTGCGCGTGGCCGAGGGCGTGACGACCATCGAAGAAGTCCTGAGCGCGACGCCTCCGCTCGAATAA